One segment of Danaus plexippus chromosome 18 unlocalized genomic scaffold, MEX_DaPlex mxdp_35, whole genome shotgun sequence DNA contains the following:
- the LOC116773339 gene encoding protein Fer3 has product MSYGSETPHVWNSSSGSEVSPYGSLWDAPPASVPYPEILAFPPADLVWSAAGCGRSSARSTPGKKPRRRVASVAQRRAANIRERRRMFNLNEAFDKLRRKVPTFAYEKRLSRIETLRLAITYISFMCELLHGSPQPHHASLHSRHVFETDVPWCA; this is encoded by the exons ATGTCATACGGCAGCGAGACGCCGCACGTTTGGAACAGCTCCTct GGCAGTGAGGTGTCCCCGTACGGGTCGTTGTGGGACGCCCCTCCAGCCTCTGTGCCGTATCCAGAAATCCTGGCCTTCCCACCAGCCGACCTGG TTTGGTCGGCGGCAGGATGTGGACGGAGCAGTGCCAGGTCCACCCCCGGGAAGAAGCCGAGGCGTCGCGTGGCTTCCGTCGCTCAACGACGCGCTGCCAACATCCGCGAGCGAAGACGAATGTTCAACCTTAACGAGGcatttgataaattaagaCGGAAA GTGCCAACATTCGCATATGAGAAGCGTCTCTCGCGCATCGAAACCCTGCGCCTGGCGATCACTTATATCAGCTTCATGTGTGAACTGCTGCACGGCTCACCACAGCCTCACCATGCATCACTGCACTCTCGACATGTCTTCGAAACTGATGTTCCATGGTGTGCTTAG